In Streptacidiphilus sp. P02-A3a, the DNA window CAGATGACGGGCCATCAACCATGCCTGGCATGTCAGACGGCGGCCAGACCGCGCTCGTGCAGCCACTCCAGCTGCACCCGGGGGGCCGAGGAGTAGCCGCCCCCGTGGTCCGCGTAGCGCCAGACGCTGATCTCGCGGTCGGCGCCCGCGTACCGGTTGTACGCGGCGAAGACCGTCGACGGCGGGCAGATCGGGTCCATCAGGCCGACGCTGAACAGCGCCGGTACGGTGGCCCGTTCGGCGAAGTGGACGCCGTCGAAGTAGGCCAGCGTGGCGAACACCGTCTCCACGCTCTCGCGGCTGTGCCAGCGCAGGTACTCGGCGAGTTCCAGGTACGGCCCCTCGGCGCTGATGTCCGCGCCGCGCCGGTAGTGGCACAGGAAGGGCACGTCCGGCAGCACCGCCGCGACCAGGTCCGAGGTCAGCCCGGCGGTGGCCAGGGCCAGGCCGCCGCCCTGGCTGCCGCCGGTGAGGATGATCCGCGCCGGGTCGATCCGCGGCAGCTGCCGGACCGCGTCCACCGCGCGGACGCAGTCGGTGATCAGCCGCCGGTAGTAGTGGTTGCGCGGGTCCTCTATGCCCCGGGTCATGA includes these proteins:
- a CDS encoding acetylxylan esterase, whose product is MPLTDLPHDELVDYRPTLTAPADFDAFWAGTLAEARGLGGAPTLTRVEGTLLRTTEVFDVRFPGWNGEPIAAWLLLPRGADAPLPVVVKYLGYSGGRSFPTDHLLPPAAGYAHLVVDSRGQGHDTPDQGQGSGTQWVNGFMTRGIEDPRNHYYRRLITDCVRAVDAVRQLPRIDPARIILTGGSQGGGLALATAGLTSDLVAAVLPDVPFLCHYRRGADISAEGPYLELAEYLRWHSRESVETVFATLAYFDGVHFAERATVPALFSVGLMDPICPPSTVFAAYNRYAGADREISVWRYADHGGGYSSAPRVQLEWLHERGLAAV